The following are from one region of the Vicia villosa cultivar HV-30 ecotype Madison, WI unplaced genomic scaffold, Vvil1.0 ctg.000992F_1_1, whole genome shotgun sequence genome:
- the LOC131632724 gene encoding uncharacterized protein LOC131632724, with protein MPFTKYEQEGVHTLLQFYNPSLRCFTFPDYLLVPTLEEYSLFLGIPVKKEEVPYYSYMEAPTSIEISKALYLSKSVVEANLTKKGGYFGFRMEFLVKRGCDVAEAKEWDTFRAILALSIYGIMMFSNVPDFVDMNAIHVFILQNPVPTLLGDVYHSIHHKNSQKGGLVRFCAPLLYRWFRSHLPERGAFVDNRHTSKWAERIMGLRAKDIVWYNSALDNREVIMSCGKFKNVPLMGLRGGINYNPVLARRTFGYAFISPPEQTEIAENIFYHVATNIGQMAEAVQAWKSICWRDKKHFGQRDCATYKDYTEWVKTVANTQGMPFPPKDPLYLPAGEQPNIVSMPRYNRTVEQNRKLTEQMETMQIEMNTARGSTSQKRPRVTIDPKTTESQEKKLKEHYEAQLADLTERLQIQTKEANSERARRKKADKLLLERQGTLEKCYEEIRKLKGQVEEKGQGNTQAQEEARCWELKNRYMETMHFRKDLLIQEIIKRPTRAETKKLFEEMKTWSYKNIGDNPLRHLDMGDPA; from the exons atgccgttcaccaaGTACGAGCAAGAGGGAGTTCATACCTTGCTTCAGTTCTACAATCCTTCTCTGCGTTGCTTCACGTTCCCTGACTATCTCTTGGttcccactttggaggagtattctcttTTCCTCGGTATTCCGGTCAAAAAAGAAGAGGTCCCGTACTATAGCTACATGGAAGCCCCTACGTCCATTGAAATttctaaggctctttatttgagcaagtcagtCGTGGAAGCAAATCTCACCAAGAAAGGAGGATACTTTGGTTTTCGTATGGAGTTTCTGGTTAAAAGGGGTTGCGATGTTGCTGAGGCAAAAGAATGGGACACATTTAGGGCTATCCTGGCTCTAAGTATCTATGGTATCATGATGTTCTCGAACGTGCCCGACTTTGTAGATATGAATGCCATTCACGTATTCATTCTGCAGAATCCGGTTCCTACACTTTTGGGAGACGTTTATCACTCCATCCATCACAAGAATAGTCAGAAGGGAGGTCTGGTTAGATTCTGTGCTCCGTTGTTATACCGATGGTTCAGGTCACATCTGCCTGAGCGTGGCGCTTTCGTTGATAATAGGCATACATCTAAGTGGGCTGAGAGGATTATGGGGCTGAGGGCTAAAGATATTGTCTGGTACAATAGCGCTTTAGATAACAGGGAAGTTATTATGAGTTGCGGAAAATTCAAAAACGTACCTCTCATGGGTCTTAGGGGCGGAATCAACTATAACCCCGTCCTAGCTAGAAGAACATTTGGATATGCTTTTATTAGTCCACCTGAGCAAACAGAGATAGCTGAGAACATTTTCTATCATGTGGCCACCAACATTGGACAGATGGCAGAAGCTGTGCAAGCCTGGAAAAGTATTTGCTGGAGAGATAAGAAGCATTTTGGTCAGAGAGACTGTGCAACTTATAAAGACTATACTGAGTGGGTCAAGACTGTGGCTAACACCCAAGGGATGCCTTTCCCTCCTAAGGATCCCTTATATCTTCCTGCTGGTGAACAACCCAACATTGTCTCCATGCCTCGTTATAATCGAACTGTTGAGCAGAATCggaaattgactgaacaaatggaaACAATGCAAATTGAGATGAATACTGctag AGGAAGTACTTCTCAGAAAAGGCCAAGAGTGACTATAGACCCTAAAACTACTGAATCTCAAGAGAAGAAGCTGAAGGAACATTATGAggcccagttggcagatttgACTGAAAGACTCCAGATTCAGACTAAAGAAGCCAATTCAGAAAGGGCTCGTCGAAAGAAAGCAGACAAACTCTTGTTGGAACGCCAAGGGACCTTAGAAAAGTGCTATGAAGAAATCCGAAAGCTGAAGGGTCAAGTAGAAGAAAAAGGTCAAGGTAACacccaagctcaagaggaagccagATGTTGGGAGTTGAAGAACCGCTACATGGAAACTATGCATTTCAGAAAGGACCTATTGATTCAAGAGATCATTAAGAGGCCAACTCGTGCTGAGACTAAAAAGCTGTTTGAAGAGATGAAGACCTGGAGTTACAAGAACATTGGAGATAACCCTCTTCGtcatttggacatgggagatcctgcTTAG